A stretch of the Ornithodoros turicata isolate Travis chromosome 4, ASM3712646v1, whole genome shotgun sequence genome encodes the following:
- the LOC135392060 gene encoding uncharacterized protein LOC135392060 — MASSPSHQPHSTRRRQTRGCSPDDVIGARERGSRRRRAESPPVAFMTSPAAHAHQGQSLRYLTQLSGHRWHSCELPATWQVHHTESPRARRDSDVDASETFPVAAQEEEPQPYALILRNTSPHGVEPAFIRRRGSSSSCGSPTSRPTLVLAFRSDNIPQLKIRTTRKTHSSKTHGRRAGQSESGTTSTEATPTHKGARVKGEGHHQARPGPDSTSATARDGPMHLRRRLFRNHSSQTEEDAFTETDSAQGDWCNVRSSSVDHHQRSHVKESPPTARRQWTFQYPCPCRRSQEAQQYRQYQHEYLQQQRWSEQTSDVDSSFVSLGAQSGEASSVGVQGKATEGHRRRSTGHSPRHGRSPRHREGPRPSPTSPRDAQQHLQDAAESHGSTSTCAGRDTGYSETSSSSAEDSSSAWQKRSSSSGALASASENEDDDADQSSGSSTDGQETSHLLSEGECLASEPRQGFVWPPTIVRLRAQPHVTLKQGRTSSLHEAGHGGGATCAPDEETSERQDTSSITEEEEDTSELWSTEVSEEVSREVSRGGGEEEDDASTATNHPDASGGRPAKATQFLRPTIEIDRSDILHTAKPEIDEGDFGVGLTYQKMSEAEFVARLSIHEAARTGDLHVIKLLLKSDHKRMETVDERGWTPILLAAANGHAEVVKYLAVEGADVAALDPTSYTAMHLAAMNGHNACLEVLLKVGADVDSVTADGFTPLHLAALNNYADCVQTLLSWGANLGLEDALGRTVQDMVEEYSLDDVSALLSSLWSHIDKYKGSGKLNGQLGSSRKKSTRKLIQMAAASLGKE; from the exons GAGCGCGGTTCACGGAGACGCCGCGCGGAGTCTCCACCGGTCGCGTTCATGACATCAccggctgcgcatgcgcaccagGGACAGTCACTCCGCTACCTGACCCAG TTGTCCGGACACCGCTGGCATAGCTGCGAGCTGCCGGCCACGTGGCAAGTGCACCACACTGAATCTCCTCGAGCTCGGAGAGATTCGGACGTCGACGCTTCGGAAACGTTCCCAGTTGCCGCACAAGAAGAAGAACCTCAACCTTACGCTCTCATTCTACGGAATACAAGTCCTCATGG GGTGGAGCCGGCATTCATACGGCGTCGCGGAAGCTCCAGCAGCTGCGGAAGTCCTACCTCTCGTCCTACTCTAGTGCTAGCATTC AGGAGCGACAATATACCGCAGCTGAAGATCAGAACAACACGCAAGACCCATTCCTCAAAG ACTCATGGACGTCGAGCAGGCCAATCAGAATCTGGCACCACTTCAACCGAGGCCACGCCCACTCACAAGGG AGCACGCGTAAAAGGCGAAGGACACCATCAAGCGCGGCCTGGACCAGACTCTACTTCCGCAACGGCCCGGGACGGG CCAATGCACCTTCGTCGTCGCTTATTCCGGAACCACAGCTCGCAGACGGAAGAAGACGCCTTTACGGAGACCGATTCAGCGCAGGGTGACTGGTGTAATGTCCGGTCCAGCAGCGTAGACCACCATCAACGGAGCCACGTCAAGGAATCTCCACCCACGGCAAGACGCCAATGGACCTTCCAGTACCCGTGCCCTTGCCGCCGAAGCCAAG AAGCCCAGCAGTACCGCCAGTATCAACATGAATATCTTCAGCAGCAACGGTGGTCAGAACAAACTTCAGACGTGGACTCTAGCTTCGTGAGCCTGGGCGCGCAGTCAGGGGAGGCTTCGTCAGTGGGTGTCCAGGGAAAAGCCACAGAGGGCCACCGTAGAAGGTCTACCGGTCACTCCCCAAGACACGGACGGAGTCCGAGGCATCGAGAGGGTCCCCGACCTTCGCCCACCAGTCCTAGAGATGCTCAGCAACATCTCCAG GACGCTGCAGAAAGTCACGGAAGTACAAGTACCTGCGCAGGTCGAGACACGGGTTACAGCGAAACGTCCTCCTCTTCCGCCGAAGACAGTTCCTCGGCCTGGCAGAAGAGGTCTTCTTCTTCGGGAGCCCTCGCGTCGGCGTCCGAGAACGAAGACGACGACGCCGATCAGTCCAGTGGGAGCAGCACTGATGGCCAGGAAACGTCGCATCTTCT GTCGGAGGGCGAGTGTCTGGCATCGGAGCCCAGACAGGGGTTCGTCTGGCCACCGACAATAGTGCGGCTACGGGCTCAGCCGCACGTCACATTGAAGCAAGGCAGAACGTCCTCTTTGCAC GAAGCTGGCCACGGAGGGGGAGCCACTTGCGCCCCCGACGAAGAAACGTCAGAAAGGCAAGACACCTCATCTATCACCGAGGAGGAGGAAGACACGAGCGAATTATGGTCGACGGAGGTCAGCGAAGAGGTCAGCAGAGAAGTCAGCCGCGGAGGTGGCGAAGAGGAGGACGATGCTTCGACGGCCACTAACCACCCCGACGCGAGCGGTGGGCGACCGGCGAAGGCAACTCAGTTTCTGAGGCCCACCATTGAGATTGATCGGAGCGACATCTTGCACACGGCCAAG CCCGAAATCGACGAAGGCGACTTCGGCGTTGGTTTGACGTATCAGAAGATGAGCGAGGCCGAGTTCGTGGCACGCCTCAGTATTCACGAGGCGGCCAGGACAGGAGATCTTCACGTCATCAAGCTCCTACTCAAGAGCGATCACAAGCGAATGGA GACAGTGGACGAGAGAGGCTGGACGCCAATTCTCTTAGCTGCCGCGAACGGACACGCCGAAGTTGTTAAG TACTTGGCCGTAGAAGGCGCTGATGTCGCTGCGTTGGATCCGACGAGTTACACCGCTATGCACCTGGCAGCTATGAATGGACATAACGCTTGTCTCGAG GTGCTTCTAAAGGTGGGAGCGGACGTCGATAGCGTTACCGCAGACGGCTTTACTCCACTTCACCTTGCCGCTCTAAA CAACTATGCCGACTGTGTACAAACGCTCCTGTCGTGGGGTGCCAACCTGGGCCTGGAAGACGCACTGGGGCGCACAGTGCAAGATATGGTTGAGGAATATAGTTTAGATGACGTCTCAGCGCTTCTTTCCTCTCTGTGGTCCCATATCGACAAATACAAGGGCTCTGGAAAGCT CAATGGACAACTGGGTAGCAGCCGCAAAAAGTCGACTCGGAAACTGATCCAGATGGCAGCAGCCTCACTCGGCAAGGAATGA